In Hymenobacter gelipurpurascens, one DNA window encodes the following:
- a CDS encoding T9SS type A sorting domain-containing protein: MPRFLRFVTSLATAALGLFPLLGQGQVVGPLSSGTPLPPAPATARRLQALTLPFFDDFSGQGEGRPAEQNWLQTGGTLVNNRFARRPPSKGVATFDGFRADGRSYGGVSAVGATDSLTSQVIDLSGLGTTDNVFLSFFWQAGTLQGPPAPATSSRPIGLYVDFKDVTGNWREVGQIRSAGDTTNFRFRAVAINQTSYLHKDFQFRFRVFGYQYNGRDAWSIDYVRLDRNRSATDSTFRDIALSQPLPSALRRYTAMPVGQFNQNPTQELAARTRTTMNNFDAGPAPTPISWTGTLDVLPTGPTTQFLTGIRSLDAGPGGQQQPIIGNPQLATVPVSATPKRLRQRITLLTNETNPLTLANDTISRVTELADYYAYDDGSAEASLSLPAASTGPATYLATRYELNQPDVVRAIRIYPLATALGRTITVNIWEDANNQPAATPKASQSIPIPNPLPNGQAYLDVPFAAPVPVSGRFYAGYGQASTLQNVEFGVDLNNAPPAGYLFTSQFGAWSPVKLATTKSPEGALMLRPLMGTAVLTATTLATVAAGYTLYPNPSADGLVQVQGRYVRATVLDALGRVVWEQPAGEAGKAQLSLQQLRPGVYFVRLTLAGGLTVTKQLVRQN, translated from the coding sequence ATGCCTCGTTTCTTACGCTTCGTTACTAGTCTGGCAACCGCCGCGCTAGGCCTGTTTCCGCTCCTGGGCCAGGGCCAGGTAGTGGGGCCACTTTCCTCGGGCACACCGCTGCCGCCCGCCCCGGCTACCGCCCGCCGCCTGCAGGCCCTCACGCTGCCGTTTTTCGATGATTTTTCCGGGCAAGGCGAGGGCCGCCCCGCCGAGCAGAACTGGCTCCAGACCGGCGGCACCTTGGTTAATAACCGCTTTGCTCGGCGCCCACCCTCCAAAGGCGTGGCTACCTTCGATGGGTTTCGGGCCGATGGGCGCTCTTACGGGGGCGTATCGGCGGTGGGTGCTACAGATTCGCTGACTTCTCAAGTCATTGATTTGAGTGGCCTAGGGACCACTGATAATGTGTTCCTGAGCTTCTTTTGGCAGGCGGGCACGCTGCAAGGTCCGCCGGCGCCGGCTACCAGCTCCCGCCCCATTGGGTTATATGTCGATTTTAAGGACGTGACCGGCAACTGGCGCGAGGTAGGCCAGATTCGGAGCGCTGGCGATACCACCAATTTCCGGTTTCGGGCCGTGGCTATCAATCAGACGAGCTACCTGCACAAGGATTTCCAGTTCCGGTTCCGGGTATTTGGCTACCAGTACAACGGCCGCGACGCCTGGAGCATCGACTACGTACGGCTCGACCGCAACCGCTCGGCCACCGACTCCACCTTCCGCGATATTGCCCTGAGCCAACCCCTGCCTAGTGCCCTGCGCCGCTACACGGCCATGCCCGTAGGCCAGTTCAACCAGAACCCTACCCAGGAGTTGGCTGCCCGCACGCGCACCACCATGAACAACTTCGACGCCGGCCCTGCCCCTACGCCCATCAGCTGGACGGGCACGCTGGACGTGCTGCCAACGGGGCCTACCACGCAGTTTCTCACCGGAATTCGGTCCCTGGATGCTGGCCCGGGAGGTCAGCAGCAGCCTATCATCGGCAACCCGCAGCTGGCCACGGTACCGGTATCGGCCACGCCAAAGCGTCTGCGTCAGCGTATTACGCTGCTCACCAATGAAACCAACCCGCTCACGCTGGCCAACGATACCATTTCGCGCGTTACGGAGCTAGCGGACTATTATGCCTATGATGATGGCAGCGCCGAAGCCAGCCTGAGTCTGCCCGCCGCCTCTACGGGGCCGGCCACGTACCTGGCCACCCGCTATGAGCTCAACCAGCCCGATGTGGTGCGCGCCATCCGGATTTATCCGCTGGCCACGGCGCTGGGCCGGACTATTACCGTCAATATCTGGGAAGACGCGAACAATCAGCCGGCCGCTACGCCCAAAGCGTCGCAGAGTATTCCGATTCCGAACCCGCTGCCCAACGGACAGGCCTACCTCGACGTTCCTTTCGCGGCTCCGGTGCCCGTAAGCGGACGTTTCTACGCCGGCTACGGGCAGGCATCTACTTTGCAGAACGTGGAGTTTGGCGTCGATCTGAATAACGCGCCGCCAGCCGGCTATCTGTTCACCAGCCAGTTCGGCGCCTGGAGCCCAGTTAAGCTGGCCACTACCAAAAGCCCCGAAGGCGCCCTGATGCTGCGGCCGCTGATGGGTACGGCCGTGCTCACGGCAACCACTCTAGCCACTGTAGCGGCGGGCTATACGCTGTACCCCAACCCCTCAGCCGATGGCCTAGTGCAGGTGCAGGGCCGCTATGTGCGCGCAACGGTGCTCGATGCTTTGGGCCGGGTGGTGTGGGAGCAGCCCGCCGGCGAAGCGGGCAAAGCGCAGCTTTCCTTACAGCAACTTCGGCCCGGCGTGTATTTCGTGCGCCTTACTCTCGCTGGCGGCCTCACCGTCACGAAACAGCTGGTGCGGCAGAACTAG
- a CDS encoding putative quinol monooxygenase, which yields MSTSAEILCIVAEWRTRPEHAETVRQLMAQAAAAVRQHEPGNLLYVGHQDPKDPAHFLFYEQYANQAALDAHVASAHYKELVAGQIVPLLTERTVSLYKLLA from the coding sequence ATGTCAACTTCAGCTGAAATTCTGTGCATCGTGGCCGAATGGCGCACCCGGCCCGAGCACGCCGAAACCGTACGCCAACTCATGGCGCAAGCCGCTGCGGCTGTTCGCCAGCACGAGCCCGGCAACCTGCTCTACGTAGGCCACCAGGACCCCAAAGACCCGGCGCATTTCCTGTTCTATGAGCAGTACGCCAACCAGGCGGCGCTCGATGCGCACGTGGCTTCGGCCCACTACAAGGAACTGGTAGCCGGCCAAATTGTGCCGCTCCTGACCGAGCGCACGGTTTCACTGTATAAGCTACTGGCCTAG
- a CDS encoding PASTA domain-containing protein: MSFFKSDTPADVLKHLVVILVAAGMLLFGFFYVYLPLTTNHGEVIEVPKITGMQQTDLEDYLDERNLAYFVDDSTYRPEIKPGTVLNQEPKPGEKVKEGRKLYITVAMKNPPVIKMPKLTDGSLKNAQMILKSYDLVIGQIKLVPNIQQNAVLKQFANGKEIAPGAPIAKNTKVDLEVGDGLGNQEFPVPNLVNMPADEAVTLLAGQGLQVGERFYQEPAEGETEGSVVKQRPVPGPGATIRMGQLVDLWIAGKEPIQEVK; this comes from the coding sequence ATGTCCTTTTTCAAATCTGATACACCGGCCGACGTACTGAAACACTTGGTGGTGATTCTGGTGGCGGCCGGAATGCTCTTGTTCGGGTTCTTCTACGTGTATCTGCCCCTAACTACCAATCACGGCGAGGTGATTGAGGTGCCCAAAATCACGGGCATGCAGCAGACCGATCTGGAGGATTATTTGGATGAGCGCAACCTGGCGTATTTCGTGGATGACAGCACTTACCGGCCCGAAATAAAGCCGGGCACAGTACTCAACCAGGAGCCCAAGCCCGGCGAGAAGGTGAAGGAAGGCCGCAAGCTCTACATCACGGTGGCCATGAAAAACCCGCCGGTTATCAAGATGCCCAAGCTCACGGATGGCTCGCTGAAAAACGCGCAGATGATTCTAAAGAGCTATGATCTGGTGATTGGCCAGATCAAGTTGGTACCCAATATTCAGCAAAACGCGGTCCTGAAGCAGTTCGCCAACGGCAAGGAAATTGCTCCTGGCGCACCCATTGCCAAGAATACCAAGGTAGATCTGGAAGTAGGCGACGGCCTAGGCAACCAGGAATTTCCGGTTCCGAACCTCGTGAACATGCCGGCCGATGAGGCCGTAACGCTGCTAGCGGGCCAAGGTTTGCAGGTAGGCGAGCGGTTCTATCAGGAGCCGGCCGAGGGCGAAACGGAAGGCAGTGTTGTGAAGCAGCGGCCCGTTCCCGGACCCGGCGCCACCATCCGGATGGGCCAGCTCGTGGACCTCTGGATTGCGGGCAAAGAACCTATTCAGGAAGTGAAGTAG
- a CDS encoding MarR family winged helix-turn-helix transcriptional regulator, translating to MKTEPIHNAINPLQQLDNQLCFPLYALSRMITKAYQPLLQELDLTYPQYLVFLLLWEHQELTVKELGEKLLLDSGTLTPLLKRLEQKQWISRRRDPRDERSVIIGLLPAGRALQQQACSIPESVFAQLNMSQAEFETLRTQLKHLLTQLA from the coding sequence ATGAAAACAGAACCCATCCATAACGCCATCAACCCGCTACAGCAACTGGACAACCAGTTGTGCTTCCCGCTGTATGCCCTCTCGCGGATGATTACCAAGGCCTACCAACCCCTGCTACAGGAGCTGGACCTGACGTATCCGCAGTACCTGGTATTTCTGCTGCTATGGGAGCATCAGGAACTGACGGTGAAAGAGCTGGGCGAGAAACTGCTGCTGGATTCTGGCACGCTCACGCCCCTGCTCAAGCGCCTGGAGCAGAAACAATGGATCAGCAGGCGGCGCGACCCGCGCGATGAGCGCTCCGTGATTATCGGGCTGCTGCCGGCGGGGCGTGCGTTGCAGCAGCAGGCGTGTAGCATTCCGGAAAGCGTTTTCGCCCAACTCAATATGTCACAGGCGGAGTTTGAAACCCTTCGCACGCAACTGAAACACCTCTTAACCCAACTGGCCTAG
- a CDS encoding phosphoglycerate kinase yields MKTLDQYNFAGKRAVVRVDFNVPLDKDFRITDDTRIRAATPTIKKILADGGSVVLLSHLGRPKGGPENKYSLQHIVARLGQEYGTQVQFADDALKAEDKAKALQPGQILLVENVRFYGEEEKGDAEFAKQLAKLGDVYVNDAFGAAHRKHASTAVMASSFAPEDRVAGYLLQSELDNAKKVLEEAERPFTAIMGGAKISDKILLIEKLLDKVDNLLIGGGMAYTFAKAQGGSIGGSLLEADKMDLALSLIEKAKAKGVNLVLPTDSIIADKFANDAQTKVASNSQIPDGWMGLDLGPESQQVFADIVRKSKTILWNGPMGVFEMSNFAKGTETVAQAIAEATKAGAFSLIGGGDSAAAVNQLGFSDQVSYISTGGGALLEYMEGKELPGVAALEGR; encoded by the coding sequence ATGAAAACCCTCGATCAGTACAACTTCGCCGGCAAGCGTGCCGTGGTACGTGTGGACTTCAACGTGCCGCTCGACAAGGATTTCCGCATCACGGACGACACGCGGATCCGGGCCGCAACGCCTACTATCAAGAAAATTCTGGCCGATGGCGGCTCCGTGGTGCTGCTCTCGCACCTGGGCCGTCCAAAGGGTGGACCGGAAAATAAATACTCGCTGCAGCACATTGTGGCTCGCCTAGGCCAAGAGTACGGCACGCAGGTGCAGTTTGCCGACGACGCCCTGAAAGCGGAGGACAAAGCCAAGGCCCTGCAGCCCGGCCAAATTCTGCTGGTAGAAAACGTGCGTTTCTATGGCGAAGAAGAGAAAGGCGACGCCGAATTTGCGAAGCAGCTCGCCAAGCTCGGTGATGTATATGTAAACGACGCCTTCGGAGCCGCGCACCGCAAGCACGCTTCTACGGCGGTTATGGCCAGCAGCTTCGCGCCCGAAGACCGCGTGGCGGGCTACCTGCTGCAAAGCGAGCTGGACAACGCCAAGAAAGTGCTGGAAGAGGCCGAGCGCCCCTTCACGGCCATTATGGGCGGCGCCAAAATCTCGGATAAAATTCTGCTGATTGAGAAGCTGCTTGATAAGGTAGACAACCTGCTCATCGGGGGTGGCATGGCCTACACGTTTGCTAAAGCCCAGGGCGGCAGCATCGGGGGCTCGTTGCTGGAAGCCGATAAGATGGATCTGGCCCTGAGCCTGATCGAGAAGGCCAAAGCCAAAGGCGTGAACCTAGTATTGCCCACCGACAGCATCATCGCCGATAAATTCGCCAACGACGCCCAGACCAAAGTAGCCTCCAACAGCCAAATCCCAGACGGCTGGATGGGCCTAGACCTCGGCCCCGAGTCGCAGCAGGTGTTTGCTGACATCGTGCGCAAGTCGAAAACCATCTTGTGGAATGGCCCGATGGGTGTGTTTGAGATGAGCAACTTCGCCAAAGGCACCGAAACCGTGGCTCAGGCCATTGCGGAAGCCACCAAAGCCGGTGCCTTCAGCCTCATCGGCGGCGGCGACTCCGCGGCGGCAGTCAACCAGCTCGGCTTCTCCGATCAAGTTTCCTACATCAGCACCGGCGGCGGCGCCCTGCTGGAGTACATGGAAGGCAAAGAGCTGCCCGGCGTAGCTGCCTTGGAAGGCCGCTAG
- a CDS encoding organic hydroperoxide resistance protein translates to MKIVEKFFTAQAKAKGGRDGAVTTNNNALTVDLSTPKEMGGPGKAGATNPEQLFAAGYAACFEGALGVAARQASVKLEGVTVEALIGFGKAEDGGYGISADLHVNLPGLEQKQAEQLVEAAHGICPYSRATKGNIEVALTTTTHAA, encoded by the coding sequence ATGAAAATCGTTGAAAAATTCTTCACCGCGCAAGCCAAAGCCAAAGGTGGCCGCGACGGTGCCGTTACCACCAACAACAATGCGCTGACCGTTGACCTGAGCACGCCCAAAGAAATGGGCGGCCCCGGCAAAGCCGGCGCTACCAACCCCGAGCAGTTGTTCGCCGCTGGCTATGCCGCCTGCTTTGAAGGCGCCCTGGGCGTTGCGGCCCGCCAGGCCAGCGTGAAGCTGGAAGGCGTGACGGTGGAAGCACTCATCGGTTTCGGCAAGGCGGAGGATGGCGGCTACGGCATCTCGGCCGATCTGCACGTGAACCTTCCCGGCCTGGAGCAGAAGCAGGCCGAGCAGCTGGTAGAAGCGGCGCACGGCATTTGCCCCTATTCGCGCGCTACCAAAGGCAACATTGAAGTGGCCCTCACCACAACTACCCACGCCGCCTAG
- a CDS encoding D-alanine--D-alanine ligase family protein — protein MKIGIFFGGPSREREISFAGGRTVYDNLDKSLFEAVPVFVDSLGNFILLDWHFIYKGTIRDFYPPVSALPRTELPVQMYLESLGELSLEEQDRIIAEVGRRVLPHELPQLIDFAFLALHGPGGEDGAIQGLFEWYGIPYSGSGILPSAFGIDKIAQKKLLTALNRPTPAFRQITAEEWDAADHAATLEYLVRELGLPLVFKAPRQGSSIGISILREADLAKFETAVERSLFRKTVTKQEWLGLSEQKRIMWLQQLVDIREGIGLPVVLNEEPELIYQPEQLLNILNERLQTTESVRLTSVEGETQVLVESFVHGREFSCIVVEDPTGKPLALPPTEIVKGEEMFDYRSKYLPGLARKITPIDLPEAEIQRIREACEEMFNTFGFQVYARLDGFIGRDGNLFLNDPNTTSGMLPASFFFHQAAEIGLNPSQFLTYLIRTSLAARRRGGLRPVKLASLLAQLDAAVAARASEERTRIKVAVIMGGYSSERHISVESGRNIYEKLSSSVKYEPVPVFLTGNSQEFRLYVLPINVMLKDNADDIREKVEHMEAGHGLHPVLARIRQEAQEITNTYAGQPTAQPRRVSFEELAGMVDEVFIALHGRPGEDGALQRELEKLGLPYNGSGVASSSVTINKFETNRRLREAGLRVAEHRMANRLEWDADAEGFYRSLETQFPYPFIAKPADDGCSSAVKKIKNRAELEAFTKLIFREQEDLMIADAQTLHLGFKEEFPQKDAFLVETLIERDGAAHFLEVTGGLLTHWGENGELQIEVFEASEALATGEVLSLEEKFLAGEGQNITPARYATEATERQRISDEVKQELRRVAEVLNIQGYARIDAFVRVRQNGAVEVLIIEVNSLPGMTPATCIFHQTALAGYTPYDFIDQILEFGKARQEKAGVQQ, from the coding sequence ATGAAAATAGGCATCTTCTTCGGCGGCCCGTCGCGCGAGCGGGAAATTTCCTTTGCGGGCGGCCGCACTGTATATGATAACCTGGATAAGTCCTTGTTTGAGGCGGTACCCGTGTTCGTGGACAGCCTCGGCAACTTTATCCTGCTGGATTGGCACTTCATTTATAAAGGCACCATCCGCGACTTTTACCCACCCGTATCGGCGCTGCCGCGCACGGAGCTGCCGGTGCAGATGTACCTGGAAAGCCTGGGCGAGCTGAGCCTGGAGGAGCAGGACCGCATTATTGCGGAAGTAGGCCGGCGCGTGCTGCCTCACGAGCTGCCCCAGCTCATCGACTTCGCGTTCCTGGCTCTGCACGGCCCCGGTGGCGAAGATGGCGCTATTCAGGGCCTGTTTGAGTGGTACGGCATTCCGTATTCGGGCTCCGGCATTCTGCCCTCGGCATTTGGTATCGATAAAATTGCTCAAAAGAAGCTCCTAACGGCGCTGAATAGGCCTACACCCGCTTTCCGCCAGATTACGGCCGAAGAATGGGATGCCGCCGACCACGCCGCTACGCTGGAGTATCTGGTGCGCGAGCTAGGCCTGCCGCTGGTGTTCAAAGCGCCGCGCCAAGGCTCTAGCATCGGCATCAGCATCCTGCGCGAAGCGGACTTGGCGAAGTTTGAGACGGCTGTAGAGCGCAGCTTGTTCCGCAAAACTGTGACCAAGCAGGAGTGGCTAGGCCTATCGGAGCAGAAACGCATCATGTGGCTGCAGCAGCTGGTGGATATCCGCGAGGGTATTGGCCTGCCGGTTGTGCTCAATGAGGAGCCAGAGCTGATTTACCAGCCGGAGCAACTGCTGAACATCCTGAACGAGCGCCTGCAAACGACCGAAAGCGTGCGCCTTACCAGCGTGGAGGGCGAAACGCAGGTGCTGGTGGAAAGCTTCGTGCATGGCCGCGAGTTTTCCTGCATTGTGGTAGAAGACCCCACCGGCAAGCCGTTGGCGCTGCCGCCCACCGAAATTGTGAAGGGCGAGGAGATGTTCGACTACCGATCGAAATACCTGCCTGGCCTAGCGCGCAAAATCACGCCCATTGACCTGCCCGAAGCCGAAATTCAGCGCATTCGGGAAGCGTGCGAGGAGATGTTCAACACCTTCGGCTTCCAGGTGTATGCCCGTCTCGACGGCTTTATTGGGCGCGATGGCAACCTCTTCCTGAACGACCCGAACACGACGTCGGGCATGTTGCCAGCTTCGTTCTTCTTCCATCAGGCAGCTGAAATCGGCCTGAACCCGTCGCAGTTTCTCACTTACTTGATACGCACTTCATTGGCAGCTCGCCGCCGAGGTGGCCTACGGCCAGTGAAGCTGGCGAGCCTGCTGGCGCAGCTGGATGCTGCTGTGGCGGCGCGGGCCAGTGAGGAGCGCACCCGCATTAAGGTGGCCGTCATTATGGGTGGCTACTCTTCGGAGCGTCACATTTCGGTGGAAAGCGGCCGTAATATATACGAGAAGCTGAGCTCCTCGGTGAAGTATGAGCCGGTGCCTGTGTTCCTGACCGGCAACAGCCAGGAGTTCCGCCTGTATGTGCTGCCCATCAACGTGATGCTGAAGGACAACGCCGACGACATCCGGGAGAAAGTGGAGCACATGGAAGCCGGCCACGGCCTGCACCCGGTGCTGGCCCGCATCCGGCAGGAAGCCCAGGAAATCACGAATACCTACGCGGGTCAGCCCACGGCCCAGCCCCGGCGCGTGTCGTTTGAGGAGTTGGCCGGCATGGTAGATGAGGTGTTTATTGCCCTGCACGGCCGCCCCGGCGAGGATGGTGCCCTACAGCGCGAGTTGGAGAAGCTGGGCCTGCCTTACAACGGTTCGGGCGTAGCCAGCAGCTCTGTCACTATTAATAAGTTCGAGACCAACCGCCGCCTGCGCGAAGCTGGCCTACGCGTGGCCGAGCACCGCATGGCCAACCGCCTGGAGTGGGACGCCGATGCCGAAGGCTTTTACCGCAGCCTCGAAACGCAGTTCCCCTACCCCTTCATTGCCAAGCCCGCCGACGACGGCTGCTCTTCGGCAGTAAAGAAAATCAAGAACCGCGCAGAGCTGGAAGCTTTCACTAAGCTCATCTTCCGTGAGCAGGAAGACCTCATGATTGCAGATGCGCAGACGTTGCATCTGGGCTTTAAGGAGGAATTTCCGCAGAAAGACGCTTTCCTGGTGGAAACCCTGATTGAGCGCGATGGCGCTGCCCACTTCCTCGAAGTAACTGGTGGCCTACTAACGCACTGGGGCGAAAACGGCGAGCTGCAGATAGAAGTATTTGAGGCGTCTGAAGCACTGGCTACAGGCGAAGTACTGAGCCTGGAAGAGAAGTTTCTGGCCGGGGAAGGCCAGAACATTACGCCGGCCCGCTACGCCACCGAAGCAACTGAGCGCCAACGCATTTCTGATGAAGTGAAACAGGAGCTGCGCCGCGTGGCTGAAGTGCTGAACATCCAGGGCTACGCCCGCATCGATGCATTTGTGCGGGTGCGGCAGAACGGAGCCGTGGAAGTGCTCATCATCGAGGTCAACTCGCTGCCCGGCATGACGCCCGCCACCTGCATCTTCCACCAGACCGCCCTGGCCGGCTACACGCCCTACGACTTCATCGACCAGATTCTGGAGTTCGGCAAAGCCCGCCAGGAGAAGGCAGGCGTGCAGCAATAA
- a CDS encoding site-2 protease family protein — protein MPSPENPPLLPFPDAPAPTDLSPYEDAMAAFTRYERPTPRWRRYLLHVGLFLLTLLTTTLMGVALVGVKDFDLELPYEVLLQPWPAMWQALRPGLWYSLPFLGVLTVHEFGHYFTARFYHIRATLPFFIPFPLGFGTFGAVIRIKDRIFSRKEFFDVGLAGPLAGFVVAVGVLAYGLTHLPPLEYLFQLHPEYRPYGADYARYVYPAGQKLGLVLAQPLLFQGLASLLADPGRMPHPNELMHYPVLVAGVLSLFFTALNLLPIGQLDGGHILYGLLGQRRASRLSGLFFIGFIFYAGLGLFTLQTSGKNWLYWAGPYFVYLLAAFWRALPTKRRVLMLALAVWAAQIVVASAWPGLEGNPGWLIFGLILGRVTGIYHPGAPDERPLTPGRKVLGWVMLLIFVLCFTPAPLLLQ, from the coding sequence GTGCCTTCTCCTGAGAATCCTCCGCTCCTGCCCTTTCCTGATGCTCCGGCGCCCACCGACCTGTCTCCTTACGAGGACGCCATGGCGGCTTTCACGCGCTATGAGCGGCCTACACCTCGCTGGCGCCGCTATTTGCTGCACGTAGGCCTTTTCCTGCTCACGCTGCTCACTACCACCCTGATGGGAGTGGCACTGGTTGGGGTAAAAGATTTCGATTTAGAGCTGCCGTACGAGGTGCTGCTGCAGCCTTGGCCAGCTATGTGGCAGGCGCTACGGCCGGGGTTGTGGTATTCGCTGCCGTTTCTGGGGGTGCTCACGGTGCATGAGTTCGGACACTATTTTACGGCCCGGTTCTACCATATTCGAGCTACACTGCCATTTTTCATTCCGTTTCCGCTGGGGTTTGGCACATTTGGGGCAGTCATTCGCATCAAGGACCGGATTTTCTCGCGCAAGGAGTTTTTCGATGTGGGTCTGGCTGGGCCACTAGCCGGTTTTGTGGTAGCAGTGGGTGTACTGGCCTACGGCCTGACGCACCTTCCACCGCTGGAATATCTGTTTCAGTTGCACCCGGAGTACCGCCCATACGGCGCCGACTATGCCCGTTATGTATATCCGGCCGGGCAGAAACTAGGCCTGGTACTTGCCCAGCCGTTGCTGTTTCAAGGCCTTGCCTCTTTACTGGCCGACCCAGGCCGCATGCCGCACCCCAATGAGCTGATGCACTATCCGGTGTTGGTGGCGGGTGTACTCTCCTTATTCTTTACGGCTCTCAATCTGTTGCCCATTGGCCAGCTAGACGGAGGCCATATTCTGTATGGCCTGCTAGGCCAGCGGCGGGCAAGTCGGTTGTCGGGGCTGTTTTTTATTGGCTTTATTTTCTACGCGGGCCTAGGCCTGTTCACCCTCCAGACGAGCGGCAAAAACTGGCTGTATTGGGCCGGGCCCTATTTTGTATACCTCCTGGCGGCTTTCTGGCGTGCCTTACCCACCAAGCGACGGGTGCTGATGCTGGCTCTGGCCGTGTGGGCCGCCCAAATTGTGGTGGCCTCTGCCTGGCCTGGCCTAGAAGGCAACCCAGGGTGGCTGATTTTTGGACTGATTCTGGGGCGGGTAACCGGGATATATCACCCGGGTGCCCCCGATGAGCGCCCCCTCACACCGGGCCGAAAGGTGCTGGGCTGGGTGATGCTCCTTATTTTTGTGCTTTGTTTCACGCCAGCGCCCTTACTACTTCAGTAG
- a CDS encoding rhodanese-like domain-containing protein → MNDITSAELKERQANGNAPVIIDVRETWENEESRIEGSQNIPLGTLPQKLDDLDDLKEQEVVVHCKGGGRSASAKAFLSQQGFQKVRNLIGGIQAYQQA, encoded by the coding sequence ATGAACGACATCACTTCTGCTGAGTTAAAAGAACGCCAGGCAAACGGTAACGCACCCGTCATCATTGATGTGCGCGAAACTTGGGAAAACGAAGAATCCCGCATTGAAGGCAGCCAGAATATTCCGCTCGGCACTCTCCCCCAAAAACTCGACGACCTCGACGACCTGAAAGAGCAGGAAGTAGTGGTGCACTGCAAAGGCGGTGGCCGCTCGGCTTCGGCCAAGGCATTCCTTTCGCAGCAGGGTTTCCAGAAAGTGCGCAACCTGATTGGTGGCATTCAGGCCTACCAACAGGCCTAG
- a CDS encoding NADP-dependent oxidoreductase, whose translation MQNQTIRLASRPTGAPTAETFQFTTSEAPTPTPGQVLLKTRYVSVDPYMRGRMSAAKSYVAPFEVGEPIAGGVVAEVVESNLDKLPVGSLVVGNLPWQQYTVSDGKGLQQIPAGPAPISYFLGLLGMPGLTAYFGLLDICQPKAGETVVVSGAAGAVGMVVGQLAKIKGARVIGTAGSDEKVAYLKELGFDEAINYKTANIAEALAAAAPNGVDCYFDNVGGEITDAVYDLLNKHARIALCGQIASYNATEAPVGPRPEGKLLKTSAKLQGFIVSDYLPQWPEGVKQLTEWYSQGKLRFEETITEGFDQIPNAFLGLFKGENTGKALVKVA comes from the coding sequence ATGCAAAACCAAACCATCCGGCTGGCCAGCCGCCCAACCGGCGCCCCAACTGCCGAAACTTTCCAGTTTACCACTTCCGAAGCTCCTACGCCGACTCCCGGCCAGGTGCTGCTCAAAACGCGCTACGTGTCCGTTGACCCCTATATGCGGGGCCGAATGAGCGCGGCGAAGTCGTACGTTGCGCCGTTTGAAGTAGGCGAGCCGATTGCGGGCGGCGTGGTGGCCGAAGTAGTGGAAAGCAACCTCGACAAACTCCCTGTCGGCAGCTTGGTAGTGGGCAACCTGCCGTGGCAGCAGTACACCGTTTCAGATGGGAAAGGCCTGCAGCAAATTCCGGCGGGCCCTGCACCCATCAGCTATTTCCTGGGCTTGCTGGGTATGCCCGGCCTGACGGCGTATTTCGGCCTGCTCGATATCTGTCAGCCCAAAGCCGGCGAAACGGTAGTGGTTTCCGGTGCGGCCGGAGCCGTGGGCATGGTCGTAGGCCAGTTGGCCAAAATAAAAGGGGCCCGCGTGATTGGTACCGCCGGCTCCGATGAGAAAGTGGCCTACCTGAAAGAGTTGGGTTTCGATGAAGCCATCAACTACAAAACTGCCAACATCGCGGAGGCGCTGGCGGCGGCCGCGCCCAATGGCGTTGACTGCTACTTTGATAACGTGGGTGGTGAAATCACCGATGCGGTGTATGATTTGCTGAATAAGCACGCCCGCATTGCCCTCTGCGGCCAGATTGCCAGCTACAACGCCACCGAAGCACCTGTTGGCCCGCGCCCCGAAGGTAAGCTCCTCAAAACCAGCGCCAAGCTGCAGGGCTTTATCGTTAGTGATTACCTGCCGCAATGGCCTGAGGGCGTGAAGCAGCTTACGGAATGGTATAGCCAAGGCAAGCTCCGGTTTGAGGAAACCATTACGGAAGGTTTCGACCAGATTCCGAACGCATTCCTGGGCCTGTTCAAGGGCGAAAACACCGGTAAAGCCCTTGTGAAAGTGGCCTAG